From the genome of Denticeps clupeoides chromosome 4, fDenClu1.1, whole genome shotgun sequence, one region includes:
- the LOC114788558 gene encoding sorting nexin-4-like isoform X4, with protein MADVERQDAAAAEEAMAEDKTNTGADEASCLMKRMDVSVPEAEKRTGKNAVNMQETYTVYLIESRPSAAVSGGRSCPPDSLWRRYSEFELLRNYLLVTYPFIVVPPLPEKRAEFVWHKLSADNMDPDFVERRRVGLENFLLRVASHPVIANDKVLLHFLTEDRGWKELVHETGFEGKVDSRLRALNATFRVKNPDKHFTEMKHYSDELQSIISQLLRLRVRVADRLYGVYKVHGNYGRVFSEWSAIEKEMGDGLQSAGHHMDAYSSSVDDILEEEEHYADQLKEYLFFAEALRAVCRKHELAQYELEAALMDLTSKKQQREELTTGMLRTFSFKGMTSKLFGQETLEQRDARLKMLEEQIVEGEETVQQKTADREEHMCCAWEDMQRFRGQKARDLREALINYTHMQMNMCRKGILVWTNAKECFSKM; from the exons ATGGCGGACGTCGAGCGCcaggatgctgctgctgcagaggagGCGATGGCGGAGGACAAGACGAACACA ggggcggaCGAAGCCTCCTGCCTGATGAAGAGGATGGACGTCTCGGTGCCCGAGGCGGAGAAGCGGACGGGGAAGAATGCGGTGAACATGCAGGAGACGTACACGGTGTACCTGATAGAAAGCAG GCCCTCAGCCGCTGTCAGCGGGGGCCGCAGCTGCCCCCCGGACTCTCTGTGGAGGAGGTACAGCGAGTTCGAGCTGCTCAGGAACTACCTCCTGGTCACCTACCCCTTCATCGTGGTGCCGCCGCTGCCTGAGAAGCGG GCTGAGTTTGTGTGGCACAAACTGTCTGCAGATAACATGGACCCTGACTTTGTGGAACGGCGGCGGGTTGGACTGGAGAACTTCCTGCTGAGAGTGGCGTCTCACCCAGTCATAGCCAATGACAAGGTGTTACTGCATTTCCTCACTGAG GATCGAGGCTGGAAAGAGTTGGTGCACGAAACTGGATTTGAAGGAAAG GTGGACTCGCGACTGAGAGCTCTGAACGCTACCTTCCGAGTGAAAAACCCCGACAA GCACTTCACTGAAATGAAACACTACAGTGATGAGCTCCAGTCAATAATCTCACAGTTGCTGCGACTGCGAGTg aGGGTGGCAGATAGACTGTATGGCGTTTATAAAGTCCATGGGAATTATGGCCGAGTCTTCAG tgagTGGAGTGCTATAGAAAAGGAGATGGGTGACGGTCTGCAGAGCGCTGGCCACCACATGGACGC CTACTCGTCCTCAGTGGACGACATCTTAGAGGAAGAAGAGCATTACGCTGACCAGCTGAAGGAGTATCTTTTCTTCGCAGAAGCATTAAG gGCGGTTTGTCGTAAGCATGAACTGGCTCAGTATGAACTGGAGGCGGCCTTGATGGATCTGACTTCTAAGAAACAGCAGCGAGAGGAACTGACTACTGGG ATGTTGCGGACGTTCTCATTTAAAGGAATGACCAGCAAGCTATTTGGTCAGGAGACACTAGAGCAGCGAGACGCTCGATTGAAGATGCTGGAGGAGCAGATCGTGGAGGGCGAGGAAACAGTCCAGCAGAAGACTGCAGATCGAGA gGAACACATGTGTTGTGCCTGGGAGGACATGCAGCGCTTCAGGGGGCAGAAAGCCCGCGACCTGAGAGAGGCGCTCATcaactacacacacatgcagatgaaCATGTGCAGAAAG ggCATTCTAGTGTGGACCAACGCTAAAGAATGTTTCAGCAAGATGTGA
- the LOC114788558 gene encoding sorting nexin-4-like isoform X1: MWGVSRPCCRVFRKRCHLTQFAKLTLITARAECAVVIFWCMLHVLGQQGADEASCLMKRMDVSVPEAEKRTGKNAVNMQETYTVYLIESRPSAAVSGGRSCPPDSLWRRYSEFELLRNYLLVTYPFIVVPPLPEKRAEFVWHKLSADNMDPDFVERRRVGLENFLLRVASHPVIANDKVLLHFLTEDRGWKELVHETGFEGKVDSRLRALNATFRVKNPDKHFTEMKHYSDELQSIISQLLRLRVRVADRLYGVYKVHGNYGRVFSEWSAIEKEMGDGLQSAGHHMDAYSSSVDDILEEEEHYADQLKEYLFFAEALRAVCRKHELAQYELEAALMDLTSKKQQREELTTGMLRTFSFKGMTSKLFGQETLEQRDARLKMLEEQIVEGEETVQQKTADREEHMCCAWEDMQRFRGQKARDLREALINYTHMQMNMCRKGILVWTNAKECFSKM, from the exons ATGTGGGGAGTGTCACGTCCGTGTTGTCGTGTGTTCAGGAAACGATGCCATCTTACACAATTTGCAAAGCTGACGCTTATTACTGCTAGGGCAGAGTGTGCGGTGGTAATATTTTGGTGCATGCTGCATGTTTtgggccagcagggggcggaCGAAGCCTCCTGCCTGATGAAGAGGATGGACGTCTCGGTGCCCGAGGCGGAGAAGCGGACGGGGAAGAATGCGGTGAACATGCAGGAGACGTACACGGTGTACCTGATAGAAAGCAG GCCCTCAGCCGCTGTCAGCGGGGGCCGCAGCTGCCCCCCGGACTCTCTGTGGAGGAGGTACAGCGAGTTCGAGCTGCTCAGGAACTACCTCCTGGTCACCTACCCCTTCATCGTGGTGCCGCCGCTGCCTGAGAAGCGG GCTGAGTTTGTGTGGCACAAACTGTCTGCAGATAACATGGACCCTGACTTTGTGGAACGGCGGCGGGTTGGACTGGAGAACTTCCTGCTGAGAGTGGCGTCTCACCCAGTCATAGCCAATGACAAGGTGTTACTGCATTTCCTCACTGAG GATCGAGGCTGGAAAGAGTTGGTGCACGAAACTGGATTTGAAGGAAAG GTGGACTCGCGACTGAGAGCTCTGAACGCTACCTTCCGAGTGAAAAACCCCGACAA GCACTTCACTGAAATGAAACACTACAGTGATGAGCTCCAGTCAATAATCTCACAGTTGCTGCGACTGCGAGTg aGGGTGGCAGATAGACTGTATGGCGTTTATAAAGTCCATGGGAATTATGGCCGAGTCTTCAG tgagTGGAGTGCTATAGAAAAGGAGATGGGTGACGGTCTGCAGAGCGCTGGCCACCACATGGACGC CTACTCGTCCTCAGTGGACGACATCTTAGAGGAAGAAGAGCATTACGCTGACCAGCTGAAGGAGTATCTTTTCTTCGCAGAAGCATTAAG gGCGGTTTGTCGTAAGCATGAACTGGCTCAGTATGAACTGGAGGCGGCCTTGATGGATCTGACTTCTAAGAAACAGCAGCGAGAGGAACTGACTACTGGG ATGTTGCGGACGTTCTCATTTAAAGGAATGACCAGCAAGCTATTTGGTCAGGAGACACTAGAGCAGCGAGACGCTCGATTGAAGATGCTGGAGGAGCAGATCGTGGAGGGCGAGGAAACAGTCCAGCAGAAGACTGCAGATCGAGA gGAACACATGTGTTGTGCCTGGGAGGACATGCAGCGCTTCAGGGGGCAGAAAGCCCGCGACCTGAGAGAGGCGCTCATcaactacacacacatgcagatgaaCATGTGCAGAAAG ggCATTCTAGTGTGGACCAACGCTAAAGAATGTTTCAGCAAGATGTGA
- the nod1 gene encoding nucleotide-binding oligomerization domain-containing protein 1, which yields MVLLLPDGALVGKESEKLGYNLSLRRRMGTAPEGPGGPEGPEKPGGHEGQGGPEGPEKPGGHGGPVSHLKLLTVHRELLVQQVKNTQCILDNLLSSGFVCTEDVEIVQRCTTKTEQVRKILELVQSKGEEASEYFIHILHEAYDAYINLRPWLNNIQYTPSESFQHIPVVNTDPISKYCEKLRNDLGRDTRFIISYSQKEESLLEDMYTDTQMELFDDRNESMGHLDSLDELLGQRGVFNPQAETIFITGDAGIGKSILLQKLQNLWSKRELDTQAKFFFKFRCRMFSAFKESDEISLKDLIFKHNCYPDLDPDNDVFSYILQFPETVLFTFDGYDEIQADVNLESVPEVVSPEERTHPLLVLINLLSGKLLKGSLKVLTARTGTEIQSRVIRKRVVLKGFSPEKLKSYTMLHFPEREHRDLVTVQLDASPHLCSLCSIPLFCWIIFQSFKHLRRLYNDVFELPDASVTLTSVFLLLSEVFLSHSSTPSLLKKSTRCSADTFRAGASRLTAFSRLALQGIEKSRFVFSIEEVRNCGLGEDDLQTGFLRPISHYDACGEQSTFEFFHMTLQSFLAAFSLVLDANIAPAGILKFFTKCQYRRTTHFPCFSCVWPSRPRENDLFQTNEHLQFANLFLCGLLSKSNSRLMEHMVSLTLMKRKQAILKSYLSTAVKSHLHGLPRHETFNEGTKVHVMPSFLWMLRCIFEMNSENVAKLAAQRISADYIKLSYCNIYSADCSALNFVLHHHGKGLGVDMDNNNISDYGVKQLRPSFGKMTVVRLCVNQITDSSIEVLAEELIKYKVVTVLGLYKNYITDAGARLVAQIIDECPRLRTVKLGYNKITSIGAKYLASAIQRSKSIFDVGMWGNAIGDEGAHAFAKALKNHMSLTNLSLSANKITSLGGRSLAEALGENQSLHIFWLIQNEISDDAAPDLSQAMKTNKALTHMMLIDNRLTAGGARMLAKGMSQNSTLKEINIKGNQISDEEEMSFLAEPRLRFH from the exons ATGGTGCTCTTGTTACCCGATGGTGCTCTTGTGGGAAAAGAGAGTGAAAAGCTTGGTTATAATTTAAG CTTGAGAAGGAGAATGGGAACGGCTCCTGAGGGTCCTGGAGGTCCTGAGGGTCCTGAAAAGCCTGGAGGTCATGAAGGTCAAGGAGGTCCTGAGGGTCCTGAAAAGCCTGGAGGTCATGGAGGTCCTGTCTCCCACCTGAAACTTCTCACGGTGCACCGTGAGCTGCTCGTGCAGCAGGTGAAGAACACCCAGTGCATCCTGGACAACCTGCTCTCGAGCGGCTTCGTCTGCACCGAAGATGTTGAAATTGTACAGCGGTGCACCACTAAAACTGAACAG GTGCGGAAAATCCTGGAACTTGTTCAGAGCAAAGGAGAGGAAGCATCTGAGTATTTCATTCACATACTCCATGAAGCCTATGATGCATATATCAACCTGAGACCTTGGTTGAACAATATTCAATATACGCCCTCTGAATCTTTTCAACATATACCTGTAGTTAACACTGACCCCA TCAGCAAGTATTGTGAGAAGCTGAGGAATGACCTGGGCCGGGACACTCGTTTCATCATCTCCTATTCTCAGAAGGAAGAGTCCCTACTTGAAGACATGTACACAGACACCCAGATGGAGCTTTTTGACGACCGCAATGAGAGCATGGGCCACTTGGACAGTTTGGATGAGCTCTTAGGGCAGAGGGGGGTCTTTAACCCCCAGGCAGAGACCATTTTTATTACAGGGGATGCAGGTATAGGCAAGTCTATCCTTCTCCAGAAACTGCAGAATCTCTGGTCTAAGAGGGAACTTGACACCCAGGCCAAATTCTTCTTTAAGTTCCGCTGCAGAATGTTCAGTGCGTTCAAAGAAAGTGATGAGATTTCCCTCAAGGACCTCATCTTCAAGCACAACTGCTACCCAGACCTGGATCCTGACAATGACGTTTTCAGCTATATCCTTCAGTTTCCAGAGACTGTTCTGTTTACATTTGACGGGTATGATGAGATCCAAGCCGACGTCAACCTGGAGAGTGTACCTGAGGTGGTTTCACCAGAGGAACGGACCCACCCGCTGTTAGTTCTCATTAATCTTCTTAGTGGCAAACTACTTAAAGGTTCCCTGAAGGTACTGACTGCACGCACGGGCACTGAAATTCAGAGCAGGGTCATCAGGAAGAGGGTCGTTCTTAAAGGCTTCTCCCCAGAGAAGCTGAAAAGCTACACTATGCTGCACTTTCCAGAAAGGGAACACAGGGACCTCGTCACTGTGCAGCTGGACGCCAGCCCCCACCTCTGCAGTCTCTGCTCTATCCCCCTCTTCTGCTGGATTATCTTTCAGAGCTTCAAGCACCTCAGGCGGCTATATAATGATGTGTTTGAGCTACCAGATGCTTCTGTGACCCTCACCAGTGTTTTTCTGCTCCTCTCGGAGGTCTTCCTCAGTCACTCGTCCACGCCTAGTCTGCTGAAGAAGAGCACCAGGTGCTCTGCTGACACTTTCAGGGCTGGTGCCTCTAGACTGACTGCCTTTTCCCGGCTTGCCCTGCAAGGTATTGAGAAGAGTAGATTTGTGTTTAGCATTGAGGAGGTGAGAAACTGTGGCTTGGGAGAGGATGACCTGCAGACGGGGTTCTTGAGGCCCATTAGCCACTACGATGCGTGTGGAGAACAGTCAACCTTTGAGTTCTTCCATATGACACTGCAGTCGTTTCTTGCTGCTTTTTCTCTGGTTCTGGATGCAAATATAGCCCCTGCTGGGATCTTGAAGTTCTTTACCAAATGTCAGTATAGGAGGACAACTCATTTCCCTTGTTTCTCCTGTGTTTGGCCTTCACGTCCCAGAGAAAATGATTTGTTTCAGACCAACGAGCACCTGCAGTTTGCAAACCTCTTCCTGTGTGGCCTGTTGTCAAAGTCCAACAGTCGTCTCATGGAACATATGGTTTCTTTGACCTTGATGAAAAGGAAGCAAGCCATCCTGAAGTCTTACCTCTCAACTGCTGTTAAGTCACACCTTCACGGCCTTCCTCGGCACGAAACATTCAACGAAGGCACAAAGGTCCATGTCATGCCCAGCTTCCTCTGGATGCTACGGTGCATTTTTGAGATGAACAGCGAGAATGTGGCCAAGCTGGCTGCACAGAGAATCTCAGCCGACTACATTAAACTGTCCTACTGCAACATCTACTCAGCTGACTGCAGCGCCCTCAACTTTGTGCTCCATCACCATGGCAAAGGTTTAGGAGTGGACatggacaacaacaacatcagtGACTATGGCGTGAAGCAGCTCAGGCCATCTTTTGGCAAAATGACTGTGGTGAG ACTTTGTGTGAATCAGATCACAGATAGCAGCATTGAGGTGCTTGCAGAGGAGCTAATAAAGTACAAGGTGGTCACAGTATTGGG GCTTTACAAGAATTACATCACAGATGCTGGAGCCAGACTTGTTGCTCAAATTATTGATGAGTGTCCTCGTCTGAGAACAGTCAA GCTTGGCTACAACAAGATCACCAGCATAGGTGCAAAGTACCTGGCCAGTGCCATCCAGAGGagcaaatcaatatttgatgttgG TATGTGGGGAAATGCCATCGGAGATGAGGGAGCTCATGCGTTTGCTAAAGCCCTGAAGAATCACATGAGTCTGACCAATCTCAG TCTCTCAGCCAACAAAATTACATCCCTTGGTGGAAGAAGCTTGGCGGAAGCTCTGGGAGAAAACCAAAGTCTTCATATCTTTTG GCTTATTCAGAACGAAATTTCCGATGATGCAGCACCCGACCTATCACAAGCGATGAAGACGAACAAAGCACTAACTCACATGAT GCTGATTGATAACCGGCTGACAGCAGGCGGAGCCAGAATGCTAGCGAAGGGCATGTCTCAGAACTCTACACTGAAAGAAATCAA
- the LOC114788558 gene encoding sorting nexin-4-like isoform X3: MADVERQDAAAAEEAMAEDKTNTVLGQQGADEASCLMKRMDVSVPEAEKRTGKNAVNMQETYTVYLIESRPSAAVSGGRSCPPDSLWRRYSEFELLRNYLLVTYPFIVVPPLPEKRAEFVWHKLSADNMDPDFVERRRVGLENFLLRVASHPVIANDKVLLHFLTEDRGWKELVHETGFEGKVDSRLRALNATFRVKNPDKHFTEMKHYSDELQSIISQLLRLRVRVADRLYGVYKVHGNYGRVFSEWSAIEKEMGDGLQSAGHHMDAYSSSVDDILEEEEHYADQLKEYLFFAEALRAVCRKHELAQYELEAALMDLTSKKQQREELTTGMLRTFSFKGMTSKLFGQETLEQRDARLKMLEEQIVEGEETVQQKTADREEHMCCAWEDMQRFRGQKARDLREALINYTHMQMNMCRKGILVWTNAKECFSKM; this comes from the exons ATGGCGGACGTCGAGCGCcaggatgctgctgctgcagaggagGCGATGGCGGAGGACAAGACGAACACA GTTTtgggccagcagggggcggaCGAAGCCTCCTGCCTGATGAAGAGGATGGACGTCTCGGTGCCCGAGGCGGAGAAGCGGACGGGGAAGAATGCGGTGAACATGCAGGAGACGTACACGGTGTACCTGATAGAAAGCAG GCCCTCAGCCGCTGTCAGCGGGGGCCGCAGCTGCCCCCCGGACTCTCTGTGGAGGAGGTACAGCGAGTTCGAGCTGCTCAGGAACTACCTCCTGGTCACCTACCCCTTCATCGTGGTGCCGCCGCTGCCTGAGAAGCGG GCTGAGTTTGTGTGGCACAAACTGTCTGCAGATAACATGGACCCTGACTTTGTGGAACGGCGGCGGGTTGGACTGGAGAACTTCCTGCTGAGAGTGGCGTCTCACCCAGTCATAGCCAATGACAAGGTGTTACTGCATTTCCTCACTGAG GATCGAGGCTGGAAAGAGTTGGTGCACGAAACTGGATTTGAAGGAAAG GTGGACTCGCGACTGAGAGCTCTGAACGCTACCTTCCGAGTGAAAAACCCCGACAA GCACTTCACTGAAATGAAACACTACAGTGATGAGCTCCAGTCAATAATCTCACAGTTGCTGCGACTGCGAGTg aGGGTGGCAGATAGACTGTATGGCGTTTATAAAGTCCATGGGAATTATGGCCGAGTCTTCAG tgagTGGAGTGCTATAGAAAAGGAGATGGGTGACGGTCTGCAGAGCGCTGGCCACCACATGGACGC CTACTCGTCCTCAGTGGACGACATCTTAGAGGAAGAAGAGCATTACGCTGACCAGCTGAAGGAGTATCTTTTCTTCGCAGAAGCATTAAG gGCGGTTTGTCGTAAGCATGAACTGGCTCAGTATGAACTGGAGGCGGCCTTGATGGATCTGACTTCTAAGAAACAGCAGCGAGAGGAACTGACTACTGGG ATGTTGCGGACGTTCTCATTTAAAGGAATGACCAGCAAGCTATTTGGTCAGGAGACACTAGAGCAGCGAGACGCTCGATTGAAGATGCTGGAGGAGCAGATCGTGGAGGGCGAGGAAACAGTCCAGCAGAAGACTGCAGATCGAGA gGAACACATGTGTTGTGCCTGGGAGGACATGCAGCGCTTCAGGGGGCAGAAAGCCCGCGACCTGAGAGAGGCGCTCATcaactacacacacatgcagatgaaCATGTGCAGAAAG ggCATTCTAGTGTGGACCAACGCTAAAGAATGTTTCAGCAAGATGTGA
- the ddt gene encoding D-dopachrome decarboxylase has product MPFIELESNFPDSKFSEDFLKKLCATAAAALGKPQERMNVVVRPGLPMLIAGSCSPCVMLSVSAIAVTDTAEKNKQHSAKLFEFLKEELGLGEDRIVIRFYPLEPWQVGKKGTVMSFL; this is encoded by the exons ATGCCATTCATTGAGCTAGAAAGCAACTTCCCAGACTCGAAATTTTCCGAGGACTTTCTGAAGAAGTTGTGCGCCACAGCCGCTGCGGCGCTGGGGAAACCGCAGGAG AGGATGAATGTGGTGGTGAGACCTGGCCTGCCAATGCTCATCGCTGGATCGTGTTCACCGTGTGTGATGCTGTCTGTTTCTGCCATCGCTGTCACGGACACCGCAGAGAAAAACAAGCAGCACAGTGCCAAGCTGTTTGAGTTTCTTAAAGAAGAACTGGGTCTTGGAGAAGACCG GATTGTCATCCGCTTCTATCCTCTGGAACCATGGCaggtggggaaaaaaggaacagTCATGAGTTTTTTGTGA
- the LOC114788558 gene encoding sorting nexin-4-like isoform X2, producing the protein MRVAPVAAGRMADVERQDAAAAEEAMAEDKTNTQGADEASCLMKRMDVSVPEAEKRTGKNAVNMQETYTVYLIESRPSAAVSGGRSCPPDSLWRRYSEFELLRNYLLVTYPFIVVPPLPEKRAEFVWHKLSADNMDPDFVERRRVGLENFLLRVASHPVIANDKVLLHFLTEDRGWKELVHETGFEGKVDSRLRALNATFRVKNPDKHFTEMKHYSDELQSIISQLLRLRVRVADRLYGVYKVHGNYGRVFSEWSAIEKEMGDGLQSAGHHMDAYSSSVDDILEEEEHYADQLKEYLFFAEALRAVCRKHELAQYELEAALMDLTSKKQQREELTTGMLRTFSFKGMTSKLFGQETLEQRDARLKMLEEQIVEGEETVQQKTADREEHMCCAWEDMQRFRGQKARDLREALINYTHMQMNMCRKGILVWTNAKECFSKM; encoded by the exons ATGCGCGTCGCCCCTGTCGCTGCGGGAAGGATGGCGGACGTCGAGCGCcaggatgctgctgctgcagaggagGCGATGGCGGAGGACAAGACGAACACA cagggggcggaCGAAGCCTCCTGCCTGATGAAGAGGATGGACGTCTCGGTGCCCGAGGCGGAGAAGCGGACGGGGAAGAATGCGGTGAACATGCAGGAGACGTACACGGTGTACCTGATAGAAAGCAG GCCCTCAGCCGCTGTCAGCGGGGGCCGCAGCTGCCCCCCGGACTCTCTGTGGAGGAGGTACAGCGAGTTCGAGCTGCTCAGGAACTACCTCCTGGTCACCTACCCCTTCATCGTGGTGCCGCCGCTGCCTGAGAAGCGG GCTGAGTTTGTGTGGCACAAACTGTCTGCAGATAACATGGACCCTGACTTTGTGGAACGGCGGCGGGTTGGACTGGAGAACTTCCTGCTGAGAGTGGCGTCTCACCCAGTCATAGCCAATGACAAGGTGTTACTGCATTTCCTCACTGAG GATCGAGGCTGGAAAGAGTTGGTGCACGAAACTGGATTTGAAGGAAAG GTGGACTCGCGACTGAGAGCTCTGAACGCTACCTTCCGAGTGAAAAACCCCGACAA GCACTTCACTGAAATGAAACACTACAGTGATGAGCTCCAGTCAATAATCTCACAGTTGCTGCGACTGCGAGTg aGGGTGGCAGATAGACTGTATGGCGTTTATAAAGTCCATGGGAATTATGGCCGAGTCTTCAG tgagTGGAGTGCTATAGAAAAGGAGATGGGTGACGGTCTGCAGAGCGCTGGCCACCACATGGACGC CTACTCGTCCTCAGTGGACGACATCTTAGAGGAAGAAGAGCATTACGCTGACCAGCTGAAGGAGTATCTTTTCTTCGCAGAAGCATTAAG gGCGGTTTGTCGTAAGCATGAACTGGCTCAGTATGAACTGGAGGCGGCCTTGATGGATCTGACTTCTAAGAAACAGCAGCGAGAGGAACTGACTACTGGG ATGTTGCGGACGTTCTCATTTAAAGGAATGACCAGCAAGCTATTTGGTCAGGAGACACTAGAGCAGCGAGACGCTCGATTGAAGATGCTGGAGGAGCAGATCGTGGAGGGCGAGGAAACAGTCCAGCAGAAGACTGCAGATCGAGA gGAACACATGTGTTGTGCCTGGGAGGACATGCAGCGCTTCAGGGGGCAGAAAGCCCGCGACCTGAGAGAGGCGCTCATcaactacacacacatgcagatgaaCATGTGCAGAAAG ggCATTCTAGTGTGGACCAACGCTAAAGAATGTTTCAGCAAGATGTGA